The Ananas comosus cultivar F153 linkage group 4, ASM154086v1, whole genome shotgun sequence region TATATGTATTGGCTTACTCTTTACAAACAAAGACCCAGAGGTTGAATATTCTGTATTAATTGCTTCTCATCTCACAGCTGCTTACAGATTGAATTTTGATGTTTGTTAATGTCATCATAACAAAACACAGTTGTTGGTCTATATTTATGATTAAATAGTGTCGAAAAGCAATCTTGTAAGGTGAGTTGCTGTGCTATATGCCTATATCATGCCTCTGAATATGTTAAGTTAAAACAATGTGGTATTCATATAGTACTCGACCTGAATACACTAATGTTTTGAATGCAATACTTGCTGTGATGGTAATGTTATGTCAGCACTGTTTCGTTTGTGCAGTGTGACATGCATTCTGAGATGGGCATCGTACAATCAGAAGCCTTCTTGTCCCCAGTGCAAGCATCCATTCGAGTTCCTGGATGTTCACCGCTCACTTGATGGCTGGTAAATTTCAAACAATTGCCTTCAGATAAAGAAAGGTGGGAATTTTACATCAGTTTATACGGATTAACTGCTTCCTTTTCCAGTATTCATGACTACATGTTTGAGGAGAGTGTTTGCCTTCTCCTGCGAGCCACCTGGTTTGTGCCTCTGAAGGTGGAGGCCCAAGAAGAGGCTCCTGAAGAAGTCGAACTCTTTTATCAAGATGAGTATGACCAGGATGACGGTGGCGATGATTTTGAGGAGTCTTACTACATGGGCAGCTCATCAAGTGTTCGAATTGGTAACAGGAGGTGGGGGGATGGCGGCTTTGTGAGGTCGGGAAGGAAGCAAGCCCGACCTGTCATACGTCAGCAAATTGACAATGATGATGCCGGCCCATCCCG contains the following coding sequences:
- the LOC109709302 gene encoding uncharacterized protein LOC109709302, which gives rise to MATEEDQPEISPSAHSVDQVGGDGKGKGKGKGKAMGGADSGAAAAEGVDFGFCAICLEKILLQETALVKGCEHAYCVTCILRWASYNQKPSCPQCKHPFEFLDVHRSLDGCIHDYMFEESVCLLLRATWFVPLKVEAQEEAPEEVELFYQDEYDQDDGGDDFEESYYMGSSSSVRIGNRRWGDGGFVRSGRKQARPVIRQQIDNDDAGPSRCPKKEKEASKDVMGRRAKRALKREAADKAAAAKHQQHLQRLGRI